From Draconibacterium halophilum, one genomic window encodes:
- a CDS encoding aspartate aminotransferase family protein produces MELFNVYPLFDITPVKAKGCYVWDENGKKYLDLYGGHAVISIGHSHPTYIENISDQLQQIGFYSNSVQNPLQKELAEKLGKQSGCEDYQLFLCNSGAEANENALKLASFITGKKKIISYKKGFHGRTSAAVAITDNPKIIAPVNETDNAVILPFNDINATEEVLKQGDVAAVIVEGIQGIGGIYVPDTEFLTKLKQLTEKYVAVLILDEIQSGYGRSGKFFAYQHTDIKPDIVTMAKGMGNGFPIGGVLIQPEIEPWFGMLGTTFGGNHLACAAAIAVLDVMKDEKLVENAEKVGNYLMDKLAAIDAEFEIRGEGLMIGLEFKKPIAEIRKKLLFDYGIFTGVSGQNIIRLLPPLSLTTEQADTFLAAFAEVLGSFAE; encoded by the coding sequence ATGGAATTATTTAACGTATATCCACTTTTCGACATCACTCCCGTAAAGGCAAAAGGCTGCTATGTTTGGGATGAGAACGGAAAGAAATACCTCGATCTTTACGGCGGGCACGCGGTAATTTCAATTGGGCACAGCCATCCGACTTATATCGAAAATATAAGCGATCAACTTCAGCAAATTGGGTTCTATTCCAATTCGGTTCAAAATCCATTGCAAAAGGAACTGGCTGAAAAACTAGGCAAACAATCAGGCTGCGAAGATTACCAGTTATTTCTTTGCAACTCGGGTGCCGAGGCCAACGAGAATGCACTAAAACTGGCCTCTTTCATTACCGGTAAAAAGAAAATTATCAGTTATAAAAAAGGGTTCCATGGACGTACATCTGCCGCTGTGGCCATTACCGATAATCCGAAAATTATTGCACCTGTTAACGAAACAGACAATGCGGTTATCCTGCCGTTTAACGATATTAACGCAACAGAAGAAGTTTTAAAACAAGGCGATGTGGCCGCGGTAATTGTTGAAGGAATTCAGGGAATTGGAGGGATTTACGTACCCGACACCGAATTCCTGACAAAACTGAAACAGCTGACTGAAAAATATGTGGCCGTTCTAATTCTGGATGAAATACAATCGGGTTACGGACGAAGCGGAAAATTTTTCGCCTATCAACATACCGATATAAAACCCGACATTGTCACCATGGCAAAAGGAATGGGTAACGGATTCCCGATTGGCGGCGTACTCATTCAACCGGAAATTGAGCCGTGGTTTGGCATGCTCGGAACCACTTTTGGTGGCAACCACCTGGCTTGTGCTGCTGCAATTGCAGTTCTTGATGTAATGAAAGACGAAAAACTGGTTGAGAATGCCGAAAAAGTTGGAAATTACCTGATGGATAAACTGGCGGCAATTGATGCAGAGTTTGAGATCAGAGGAGAAGGATTGATGATCGGGTTGGAATTCAAGAAACCAATTGCCGAGATTCGCAAGAAATTGCTTTTCGATTACGGTATTTTTACCGGCGTATCGGGGCAAAATATTATCAGGCTGTTGCCACCGCTCAGCCTTACAACCGAACAAGCCGACACCTTTTTAGCAGCGTTTGCAGAAGTACTTGGCTCGTTCGCTGAATAA
- the proC gene encoding pyrroline-5-carboxylate reductase — MENKKIAIIGVGNMGGAIALGLLKSGSVEASNISVSDRKEATLKKMSDLGIDAYDNNIDAAKDADVIIVAVKPYHIEGVINTLKPILSPEKIFISIVAGVGIDELGEMAGNNIPIFRVMPNTAIALQESLTCISANGNTEPYREYVVELFDKLGKTIEIPEELMAAATVLSSCGIAYALRYIRAAMQGGIEIGFSAEMAQLITAQTVKGATELLLQSGHHPEREIDKVTTPMGVTITGLNEMEHKGFSSSLIQGVLASYKKIKDN, encoded by the coding sequence ATGGAAAATAAAAAAATAGCAATAATCGGGGTAGGAAACATGGGAGGTGCCATTGCACTTGGTCTTTTAAAATCGGGCTCAGTTGAAGCAAGCAATATCTCCGTTTCCGACAGAAAAGAAGCTACGCTCAAAAAAATGAGCGACCTGGGAATTGATGCTTACGACAACAACATTGACGCAGCAAAAGACGCAGATGTGATCATCGTTGCCGTAAAACCCTATCATATTGAGGGAGTAATTAATACCCTGAAACCCATTTTGTCGCCGGAGAAGATTTTCATTTCCATTGTTGCCGGAGTTGGCATTGACGAGCTTGGAGAGATGGCTGGAAACAACATTCCAATTTTCCGGGTAATGCCAAACACCGCAATTGCTTTACAGGAATCGCTAACCTGTATTTCGGCAAATGGTAACACCGAACCATACCGCGAGTATGTAGTTGAACTGTTCGACAAACTGGGAAAAACCATCGAAATTCCGGAAGAACTTATGGCTGCTGCAACTGTACTTTCGTCGTGTGGTATTGCTTATGCGCTGCGTTATATCCGTGCTGCTATGCAAGGTGGTATCGAGATTGGTTTTAGCGCCGAAATGGCTCAGCTTATTACAGCACAAACGGTAAAAGGTGCAACCGAATTGTTACTTCAATCGGGACATCACCCTGAAAGAGAGATCGATAAAGTAACCACTCCGATGGGTGTTACTATTACCGGCCTGAACGAAATGGAACACAAAGGCTTTAGCTCTTCACTAATTCAGGGAGTTTTGGCTTCGTACAAAAAAATAAAAGACAACTAA
- the proB gene encoding glutamate 5-kinase: MQTRYKKITVKVGSNVLAKADGTLNVARIAHLVDQIAHLQKNGVEVVLVSSGAVAAGRAVMSKTKKSDAVSQRQLWAALGQVKLISRYSDFFHEEGLTCAQVLTTKENFSSRGHYLNMKNCITTLLENKVIPIVNENDTISITELMFTDNDELSGLIASMVDSEALIILSNIDGVYTAHPDSDGAELIEHIRVADKGPQDAISSERSDFGRGGMLTKFRIAKKVAGDGIGVHVANGTRSNVLIDLLDKSKNLKHTFFVPNVKPSSGVKKWIGYSDGFAKGQVQINEGARKALLSDKAVSLLPVGIEKVESEFKKGDLIKIVDTNGELVGMGKASYGSEKIEMGKQSDKQKPVIHYDYLYLEYKTNETLI; the protein is encoded by the coding sequence GTGCAGACCCGCTATAAAAAAATAACAGTAAAAGTAGGCAGCAATGTGTTGGCCAAAGCCGACGGAACGCTCAACGTGGCGCGCATTGCCCATCTGGTAGACCAAATTGCTCATTTGCAAAAAAATGGCGTTGAGGTGGTTTTGGTATCATCGGGGGCAGTTGCTGCAGGCCGTGCTGTTATGAGTAAAACAAAAAAATCGGACGCCGTATCGCAACGACAGTTATGGGCTGCACTGGGGCAGGTAAAATTAATATCGCGTTATTCTGATTTTTTCCACGAAGAAGGGTTGACCTGCGCACAGGTACTCACCACAAAGGAAAATTTTTCGAGCCGTGGACATTACCTGAACATGAAAAACTGTATTACTACATTGCTGGAAAATAAAGTGATACCAATTGTAAATGAGAATGACACCATCTCGATAACCGAGTTGATGTTTACCGACAACGACGAACTTTCAGGATTAATCGCGTCGATGGTAGATTCGGAAGCACTAATCATCCTCAGCAATATTGACGGTGTTTACACTGCACATCCGGATAGTGATGGTGCCGAATTGATAGAACACATTAGAGTTGCCGATAAAGGACCTCAGGATGCAATTTCGTCAGAACGTTCAGATTTTGGCCGCGGCGGAATGCTAACCAAATTTCGCATTGCCAAAAAAGTTGCCGGCGATGGAATTGGTGTTCACGTAGCTAACGGAACCCGATCAAATGTGCTGATAGATTTATTGGACAAATCGAAAAACCTAAAACACACTTTTTTCGTACCTAACGTCAAGCCATCGAGTGGAGTAAAAAAATGGATCGGCTATTCCGACGGTTTTGCAAAGGGACAGGTACAAATCAACGAAGGAGCAAGAAAAGCACTGCTTTCCGATAAAGCCGTTAGCTTGCTGCCGGTGGGAATTGAGAAAGTTGAAAGCGAATTCAAAAAAGGAGACCTAATTAAAATAGTAGACACAAACGGCGAACTTGTTGGCATGGGAAAAGCCTCGTACGGATCAGAAAAGATTGAAATGGGAAAACAATCCGACAAGCAAAAACCGGTAATTCATTACGATTATTTGTATTTAGAATATAAAACAAACGAAACATTAATATAG
- a CDS encoding glutamate-5-semialdehyde dehydrogenase yields the protein MKIEQQLKKTLDASRKLNLVNDDQVKKVLLELAHEARAKSVFILSENQKDLDRMDPQDPKFDRLKLSKERIEGIARDMENVARLESPVGITLKETERDNGLKIKKVSVPFGVIGIIYEARPNVTFDVFALCLKSGNACVLKGGSDAIYSNQAIVSIIRDVLKKFDFDENTVTLLPAGREETNEMLRAHGYIDLIIPRGSQGLINFVRENATIPVIETGAGICHTYFDEFGDAEKGREIIFNAKTRRPSVCNALDCLVIHDSRLTELNGFAKKLSEEKVVIYADEKAFEQIQATYPKELLFEATEESFGTEFLSMKMSVKTVGSFDEALDHINTHTSKHSEAIVTENQERIETFCKMVDASSVYSNASTAYTDGAQFGLGAEIGISTQKLHARGPMALEELTSYKWIIEGNGQVRPK from the coding sequence ATGAAGATAGAACAACAGCTAAAAAAAACGCTTGATGCGTCGCGCAAATTAAACCTGGTGAATGACGACCAGGTGAAAAAAGTATTGCTGGAACTGGCACACGAAGCAAGGGCAAAATCGGTTTTTATTCTTTCGGAGAACCAAAAAGATCTGGATCGTATGGATCCGCAAGATCCAAAGTTCGACCGACTGAAATTATCGAAAGAAAGGATAGAAGGCATTGCCAGAGACATGGAAAATGTTGCTCGTCTTGAGAGCCCTGTTGGAATAACATTAAAAGAAACAGAACGTGATAATGGACTAAAAATTAAGAAAGTTTCGGTGCCTTTTGGTGTTATCGGGATAATTTACGAAGCCCGCCCCAATGTTACTTTCGACGTTTTTGCCTTGTGCCTGAAATCGGGTAACGCCTGTGTTTTAAAAGGTGGCAGCGATGCCATTTACTCCAACCAGGCTATTGTTTCTATTATACGCGATGTACTAAAGAAATTTGATTTTGACGAAAATACGGTAACACTACTTCCTGCCGGACGTGAAGAAACCAACGAAATGTTGCGTGCCCATGGCTACATCGACCTTATCATTCCTAGAGGAAGCCAGGGGCTAATAAATTTTGTACGCGAAAATGCCACCATTCCGGTAATTGAAACCGGTGCCGGAATATGCCACACTTATTTCGATGAATTTGGTGATGCCGAAAAAGGCCGCGAAATTATATTTAATGCCAAAACCCGCCGCCCATCGGTGTGTAATGCTCTCGATTGCCTGGTAATTCACGATAGTCGCCTTACCGAGTTAAACGGTTTTGCAAAAAAACTCTCGGAAGAAAAAGTAGTGATTTACGCCGACGAAAAAGCTTTCGAACAGATTCAAGCTACTTATCCAAAAGAACTGTTATTTGAAGCTACCGAAGAATCATTCGGAACAGAATTCTTATCGATGAAAATGTCGGTTAAAACAGTAGGCTCTTTCGACGAAGCATTGGACCATATTAATACACATACATCAAAACACAGTGAGGCGATTGTTACTGAAAACCAGGAGCGTATTGAAACATTCTGCAAAATGGTAGATGCTTCATCTGTATATTCAAATGCATCAACCGCTTATACCGACGGTGCCCAATTTGGACTGGGAGCTGAGATTGGCATCAGCACACAAAAATTACACGCTCGCGGGCCAATGGCACTGGAAGAATTGACCAGCTATAAATGGATAATTGAAGGAAACGGACAAGTAAGACCTAAATAA
- a CDS encoding N-acetylornithine carbamoyltransferase, producing MKKFTSVKDIPSIEKALATAFEVKNNKFGFQHLGKNKTMVLVFFNSSLRTRLSTQKAAMNMGMNTMVMNVNEDSWQLESEMGVVMDGKNAEHLREAIPVIGKYCDVIGVRAFAKFENREDDYSEKILSQFVEFADVPVVSMEGATRHPLQSYADLVTIEEHKKVEKPKVVLTWAPHPRALPQAVANSFVEWMRETDYELVVTHPKGYELAPEFMGDAKVEYDQKKAFEGADFIYAKNWASYNDYGQILSKDLNWTVDEAKMALTNDAKFMHCLPVRRNMVVTDGVIDSPNSIVVDEAYNREITAQAVLKMILEDK from the coding sequence ATGAAGAAATTCACATCAGTAAAAGATATTCCCAGCATTGAAAAAGCGCTGGCAACTGCATTCGAAGTAAAAAATAACAAGTTTGGATTTCAACATCTGGGGAAAAACAAAACCATGGTTTTGGTATTTTTCAACTCAAGTCTGCGTACACGTTTAAGTACCCAAAAAGCTGCCATGAACATGGGCATGAATACTATGGTGATGAACGTAAACGAAGACAGCTGGCAACTGGAATCGGAAATGGGCGTGGTTATGGACGGCAAAAATGCCGAACACCTGCGCGAAGCCATTCCTGTTATTGGTAAATATTGCGATGTGATTGGTGTACGTGCTTTTGCCAAATTCGAAAACCGTGAAGACGATTATTCGGAAAAAATACTAAGTCAGTTTGTTGAATTTGCCGATGTTCCGGTGGTGAGTATGGAAGGTGCTACGCGTCACCCATTACAAAGTTATGCCGATTTGGTAACCATTGAAGAACACAAAAAAGTAGAAAAACCAAAAGTCGTTCTAACATGGGCGCCACATCCACGTGCGTTGCCACAAGCTGTTGCCAACTCGTTTGTGGAATGGATGCGCGAAACCGACTATGAGCTGGTTGTTACACATCCGAAAGGGTACGAACTGGCACCTGAATTTATGGGCGATGCAAAAGTAGAATACGATCAGAAAAAAGCGTTTGAAGGCGCTGATTTTATTTATGCTAAGAACTGGGCTTCGTACAACGATTACGGACAGATACTTTCAAAAGATTTGAACTGGACAGTTGATGAAGCAAAAATGGCTTTAACCAACGATGCCAAATTTATGCACTGTCTTCCGGTACGCCGAAATATGGTGGTTACCGATGGTGTAATCGACAGCCCCAATTCAATTGTAGTAGACGAGGCTTACAACCGCGAAATTACAGCCCAGGCAGTGTTGAAAATGATTTTGGAAGATAAATAA
- a CDS encoding type II toxin-antitoxin system RelE family toxin, translating into MYALKIHKKALKFFQSRNVTEKKLIKLKLNLLSENPFSHPKLDIKKLKGIDDTFRLRIGKIRIIYQVADEKLVILIMSAGARGDIYKKKHDQ; encoded by the coding sequence ATGTATGCTCTAAAAATTCATAAAAAAGCGCTTAAGTTTTTTCAATCTCGGAATGTTACCGAGAAAAAGCTTATTAAGTTAAAGCTGAATCTTTTATCAGAAAATCCATTTTCACATCCAAAACTTGATATAAAAAAACTAAAAGGTATCGATGATACTTTTCGATTGCGGATTGGCAAAATCAGAATAATCTATCAAGTTGCTGATGAGAAATTAGTTATTCTTATTATGTCTGCCGGAGCAAGAGGAGATATTTACAAAAAAAAACATGACCAATAA
- the hisF gene encoding imidazole glycerol phosphate synthase subunit HisF yields MLAKRIIPCLDIRNGQTVKGINFVDIKEVGDPVELGAKYAADGADELCFLDITATHEGRKTFVELVKRIAAHINIPFTVGGGISELSDAEKLLAAGADKISINSSAVRNPKLIDDLALNFGSQFVVAAIDARGDENEHWTVTVNGGRIPTDKELFSWAKEAEDRGAGEILFTSMNHDGTKNGFANKELSKMADMLKIPIIASGGAGAEEHFVDVFTKGKADAGLAASIFHYNEIPIPVLKKYLKEQGIVVR; encoded by the coding sequence ATGCTTGCAAAAAGAATAATACCATGCCTCGATATCCGCAACGGACAAACCGTTAAGGGAATCAATTTTGTTGACATTAAAGAAGTTGGCGACCCCGTTGAACTGGGTGCAAAATATGCAGCTGACGGAGCCGACGAGTTGTGTTTTCTGGATATTACAGCAACCCACGAAGGCCGTAAAACTTTTGTTGAGCTGGTAAAACGAATTGCAGCACACATTAATATTCCATTTACAGTTGGTGGCGGAATAAGCGAATTAAGCGATGCCGAAAAGCTTTTAGCTGCCGGTGCCGATAAAATCTCTATTAACTCATCGGCCGTTCGTAATCCAAAACTGATTGACGATTTGGCGCTGAATTTCGGAAGCCAGTTTGTTGTTGCTGCCATTGATGCACGCGGAGATGAAAACGAACACTGGACAGTAACCGTAAATGGCGGCCGAATTCCAACCGACAAAGAACTTTTTTCGTGGGCAAAAGAAGCTGAAGATCGTGGAGCAGGCGAGATACTTTTTACTTCGATGAACCACGACGGAACAAAAAACGGTTTTGCCAACAAAGAGCTTTCGAAGATGGCCGACATGCTGAAGATTCCGATTATTGCATCGGGCGGAGCAGGCGCTGAAGAACATTTTGTCGACGTTTTCACCAAGGGAAAAGCAGATGCAGGATTGGCAGCCAGTATATTTCACTACAACGAAATACCAATTCCGGTTCTTAAGAAATACTTAAAAGAACAAGGCATTGTGGTTCGATAG
- the hisIE gene encoding bifunctional phosphoribosyl-AMP cyclohydrolase/phosphoribosyl-ATP diphosphatase HisIE, whose protein sequence is MRQLTDISQIDFNKMDGLIPAIIQDAETQNVLMLGFMNEDALAKTQEIGKVTFFSRTKNRLWTKGEESGNFLSVVSMAIDCDNDTVLLKVNPVGPVCHKGDDTCFEETNSGNDIQFLSYLQDFIDKRKADMPEGSYTTSLFQKGTRKITQKVGEEAVETIIGAMANDNENFMYEAGDLLYHLIVLLTHKGYRIEDVVRELKKRHK, encoded by the coding sequence ATGAGACAGCTTACAGATATTTCGCAGATCGATTTTAATAAAATGGACGGACTGATTCCTGCAATTATTCAGGATGCAGAAACACAAAATGTATTGATGCTTGGTTTTATGAACGAAGACGCGCTTGCCAAAACACAGGAAATTGGCAAAGTGACATTTTTTAGCCGCACCAAAAACCGTTTGTGGACCAAAGGTGAAGAATCGGGAAATTTTCTGAGTGTTGTTTCAATGGCAATTGACTGCGATAACGACACGGTTCTTCTAAAAGTAAATCCGGTTGGTCCGGTTTGCCACAAAGGCGACGATACTTGTTTTGAAGAAACAAACTCGGGCAACGATATTCAGTTTTTGAGCTACCTTCAGGATTTTATCGACAAACGCAAAGCCGATATGCCGGAAGGATCATACACGACTTCTCTATTTCAGAAAGGCACACGTAAAATCACACAAAAAGTTGGCGAAGAAGCAGTTGAAACTATAATTGGAGCCATGGCCAACGACAATGAAAACTTTATGTACGAAGCCGGCGACTTGTTGTATCACCTTATAGTACTACTAACGCACAAAGGTTACCGCATTGAAGATGTGGTTCGCGAGCTCAAGAAAAGACACAAATAA
- a CDS encoding DUF4494 domain-containing protein, which translates to MMQTWFESKVKYMKVSESGSESMVTENFLLDAVSYTDAETRIIRQMQQMVKGGEFTIVDIKKSRIAEVFPFENGEWWFKATINLVTIDEEAGKEKKIRTYYLIMADDIKEALTRLDESLEYLVIPFVVNSLAVSPIVDVFPYEPSESAEKVPEGFVPVAEAAEKKNPIFTDGENPYNKEEQEATLPEETSEASEETENSGEETPEQ; encoded by the coding sequence ATGATGCAGACTTGGTTCGAGAGTAAAGTAAAATATATGAAAGTTTCCGAGAGTGGAAGCGAATCAATGGTAACAGAAAACTTCTTGTTGGATGCCGTATCGTACACCGATGCCGAAACAAGAATTATTCGCCAAATGCAACAAATGGTTAAAGGCGGAGAATTTACAATTGTCGATATTAAAAAGTCGCGTATTGCAGAAGTTTTTCCTTTCGAAAACGGAGAGTGGTGGTTTAAAGCTACAATTAACCTGGTAACGATTGATGAAGAGGCAGGAAAAGAGAAAAAAATTCGGACTTACTACCTGATAATGGCCGACGATATTAAGGAAGCGCTTACACGTTTGGATGAAAGTTTGGAATACCTGGTAATTCCTTTTGTGGTTAATTCCCTGGCAGTAAGTCCTATTGTTGATGTTTTCCCTTATGAGCCATCGGAGTCGGCAGAAAAAGTACCTGAAGGTTTTGTGCCGGTTGCAGAGGCAGCTGAGAAAAAGAATCCAATATTTACTGATGGAGAGAATCCTTATAACAAAGAGGAGCAGGAAGCTACTCTTCCTGAAGAGACAAGCGAAGCTTCGGAAGAAACCGAAAATTCAGGTGAAGAAACGCCGGAGCAGTAA
- a CDS encoding ammonium transporter — translation MEETLQGLQVGIDNMWLLVAAFLVMFMQPGFALVEAGFTRSKNTANILMKNLMDFSIGSILYWVIGFTIMYGDSIGGFIGTPDLFFMSDGFGDNYSDYADLFFQTVFAATAATIVSGAMAERTEFKAYLIFTIVITVIIYPISGHWTWGGGWLSQLGFHDFAGSSIVHSVGAWVGLAGASIIGPRIGKYGKDGKAKAIPGHNLAMGALGVFILWFGWFGFNPGSQLAAAGTDNAVAIGHIAVTTNLAAAAGAVTAMLVAWVRYKRPSLSISLNGALAGLVAITAGCDAVNPMGALFIGIIAGFILPFAVEFFDKILKVDDPVGAISVHGVGGAFGTLAVGLFSTSEGLLYGHGAKLLGIQAVGVLAFFAWAFGLGLVLFFILKKTNILRVSRRIEEEGLDVYEHGESAYN, via the coding sequence ATGGAAGAAACTTTGCAAGGCCTACAAGTAGGTATAGATAATATGTGGTTATTGGTTGCTGCATTTCTGGTAATGTTCATGCAACCCGGATTTGCCTTGGTGGAGGCAGGATTTACCCGATCGAAAAACACCGCAAATATTTTAATGAAAAACCTGATGGACTTCTCAATTGGTTCAATACTATATTGGGTAATTGGTTTTACCATCATGTATGGAGACTCTATAGGAGGATTTATTGGAACGCCGGATTTGTTCTTTATGAGCGATGGTTTTGGCGACAATTACTCTGATTATGCTGACTTGTTTTTTCAGACTGTATTCGCAGCAACCGCAGCAACAATTGTTTCGGGAGCTATGGCTGAAAGAACTGAGTTTAAAGCATACTTAATTTTCACTATTGTAATTACTGTAATTATTTACCCAATTTCAGGTCACTGGACATGGGGTGGTGGTTGGTTAAGCCAACTTGGATTCCACGATTTCGCCGGTTCATCTATTGTACACTCTGTTGGTGCATGGGTTGGTTTAGCTGGTGCATCTATTATTGGACCTCGTATTGGAAAATATGGAAAAGATGGAAAAGCAAAAGCAATTCCTGGACACAACCTTGCTATGGGCGCACTTGGTGTATTTATCCTGTGGTTCGGATGGTTCGGATTTAACCCTGGATCTCAGTTAGCAGCTGCCGGTACTGATAACGCTGTTGCAATTGGTCATATCGCGGTTACTACTAACCTGGCTGCTGCAGCTGGTGCGGTTACTGCAATGCTTGTGGCATGGGTACGTTACAAACGTCCATCACTTTCAATTTCGTTGAACGGTGCGTTGGCCGGTTTGGTTGCCATTACTGCCGGTTGTGATGCCGTTAATCCTATGGGAGCATTATTCATTGGTATAATTGCAGGTTTCATTCTGCCATTCGCTGTTGAATTCTTCGATAAAATATTAAAAGTTGACGATCCTGTTGGTGCGATCTCTGTTCACGGTGTGGGCGGTGCATTTGGTACACTGGCTGTTGGTTTGTTCTCAACCTCTGAAGGTTTGCTCTATGGCCATGGTGCAAAATTACTGGGTATCCAGGCGGTAGGTGTATTAGCCTTCTTTGCATGGGCATTTGGTTTAGGATTGGTATTATTCTTCATCCTGAAGAAAACAAATATACTGCGCGTTTCTAGGCGCATTGAAGAAGAGGGCCTCGATGTTTACGAACATGGTGAGAGTGCCTATAATTAA
- a CDS encoding P-II family nitrogen regulator: MKKIEAIIRKSKFDEVKDALYEAGIEFFSFWDVRGVGQAREGRSYRGVVYDTSTIERIKLSIIVRDKNVDKTVQAILGSARTGEIGDGKVFILPIEESFRIRTGEHGDDSLFIKGKEE, translated from the coding sequence ATGAAAAAGATTGAAGCAATAATACGCAAATCAAAATTTGACGAAGTGAAAGATGCGCTGTATGAAGCAGGCATTGAATTCTTCTCTTTCTGGGATGTTAGAGGAGTTGGTCAGGCTCGCGAAGGTCGCTCGTACCGAGGTGTTGTTTACGATACCAGTACAATTGAAAGAATAAAATTATCAATCATCGTTCGCGATAAAAATGTAGACAAAACAGTTCAGGCCATTTTAGGATCGGCCAGAACCGGAGAGATCGGTGATGGTAAAGTGTTTATTCTTCCTATCGAAGAATCGTTCCGAATAAGAACCGGAGAGCATGGCGACGACTCGCTGTTTATTAAAGGAAAAGAAGAGTAG
- a CDS encoding TorF family putative porin — translation MKKTLLITVSMLLLLVVSIPNVKAQEWSTGLDIYSSYLWRGAKFGTGAAFQPGVEFSAGGFAIGAWGSYSTGSEEAAEADLYMGYGFDLGENASLSLTLTDYYFPGSDWTEGESHYFEPMVSLGVGAFTFTAAYMEGLGEDDPAIEGSNTTSDMYLEAAVSAGPVDIALGGGDGQYTDDGDFSICNIMVGTSKEVQISESFTLPVSGAVMLNPSTGGFHIAVGISL, via the coding sequence ATGAAAAAGACACTACTGATTACAGTAAGTATGTTATTACTTTTAGTTGTATCAATTCCGAATGTGAAAGCGCAGGAATGGAGCACCGGTTTAGACATTTACAGCAGTTATTTATGGCGTGGTGCCAAATTTGGAACAGGGGCAGCATTTCAGCCCGGAGTTGAGTTTAGTGCAGGAGGTTTCGCCATTGGTGCATGGGGATCTTACAGTACCGGATCGGAAGAGGCCGCTGAGGCTGACCTTTACATGGGATATGGTTTCGATTTAGGCGAAAATGCTTCGTTAAGCTTAACTTTAACCGATTACTACTTCCCCGGATCGGACTGGACAGAAGGAGAATCACATTATTTCGAACCAATGGTTAGCTTAGGAGTAGGTGCTTTTACTTTCACTGCAGCTTATATGGAAGGACTTGGAGAAGATGATCCAGCGATAGAAGGTTCCAATACCACAAGCGACATGTACCTGGAAGCAGCTGTTTCTGCAGGACCTGTAGATATTGCACTTGGTGGTGGCGACGGACAGTATACTGATGATGGCGACTTTAGCATCTGCAACATAATGGTTGGAACCTCAAAAGAGGTTCAGATTAGCGAAAGCTTTACACTGCCGGTTTCAGGAGCAGTAATGCTGAATCCATCAACCGGAGGATTCCACATTGCAGTTGGTATTTCACTGTAA